The Eleutherodactylus coqui strain aEleCoq1 chromosome 13, aEleCoq1.hap1, whole genome shotgun sequence genome includes a window with the following:
- the LOC136588283 gene encoding transmembrane protein 220-like: MEAAYVQINDPDAEIWIVIYAVPAALISLLSIDPDITGHVIWRTLSGLHCAICLIGAFYLLASLLISGNIKSILQEEECRELIGLLIIALWLILCKDTGRAVVGGSDCWWLRPSQFFLS, translated from the exons gCGGCTTATGTGCAA atcaaTGACCCAGATGCTGAAATATGGATA GTGATCTATGCAGTCCCAGCCGCCCTGATTTCCCTCCTCAGTATAGATCCAGATATAACGG GTCACGTGATCTGGAGGACGCTGTCCGGTCTCCATTGCGCCATCTGTTTGATTGGAGCTTTTTATCTTTTGGCATCGCTTCTGATTTCTGGTAATATAAAAAGCATACTACAAGAGGAGGAGTGCAG GGAGTTAATTGGATTATTAATCATTGCACTGTGGCTCATCCTCTGTAAAGACACTGGAAG AGCCGTGGTTGGTGGATCAGATTGCTGGTGGCTACGTCCATCTCAATTTTTCCTTTCCTAA